Proteins encoded together in one Temnothorax longispinosus isolate EJ_2023e chromosome 5, Tlon_JGU_v1, whole genome shotgun sequence window:
- the Spds gene encoding spermidine synthase produces the protein MDSMKSGWFSELNDLWPGVALSLEVEEILHSERSQYQDILVVKTKSHGKALMLDGVIQCTENDEWSYHEMISYLSLCSHPKPQHVLIVGGGDGGAAREVSKHPDVERVTLVDIDDRVIEVCKQYLPRLSLGLNNPKVNVSVGDGFEFLRHHRGEFDVIITDSSDPVGPAENLFKQSYYELLKAALKPGGIIASQAGTAWMNLDQVHSTFQHCKAVFPVAAYAITAVPTYPTGQIGFVLGSLDNQTNLAEPVRVFSDEDLERMSIKYYNDKVHRAAFVLPRFVDKALRGA, from the exons ATGGATAGCATGAAATCAGGTTGGTTCAGCGAATTGAACGACCTCTGGCCCGGCGTTGCACTCTCACTGGAAGTGGAGGAAATCCTGCATTCCGAACGCTCTCAGTACCAAGACATCTTAGTAGTAAAAAC AAAATCACACGGCAAGGCTTTAATGCTCGACGGCGTGATCCAATGTACGGAGAACGATGAATGGTCCTATCACGAGATGATATCGTATTTATCGCTATGCAGTCATCCAAAACCTCAGCAT GTTCTGATAGTCGGAGGTGGTGATGGTGGGGCTGCCCGAGAAGTCTCGAAACACCCAGATGTCGAACGCGTCACGCTAGTGGACATCGACGACCGAGTTATCGAAGTGTGCAAACAATATTTGCCTCGTTTGAGTTTGGGTCTTAATAATCCTAAAGTAAATGTTTCCGTTGGCGACGGTTTCGAATTTCTAAGGCATCATCGTGGAGAATTCGATGTCATTATCACTGACAGTAGCGATCCCGTAG GTCCCGCCGAGAATCTCTTTAAACAATCATATTATGAATTGCTGAAGGCTGCGTTGAAACCTGGTGGAATCATTGCTAGCCAGGCTGGCACAGCGTGGATGAACTTGGACCAAGTGCATAGCACATTTCAACATTGTAAGGCTGTATTTCCTGTCGCTGCCTACGCGATAACGGCTGTACCGACTTACCCCACGGGTCAAATAGGTTTCGTTCTTGGCAGCTTAGATAAT caaacaAATTTGGCAGAACCGGTGAGGGTATTCAGTGATGAGGATCTCGAGCGTatgtcaataaaatattataatgataagGTACATCGGGCTGCTTTTGTCTTACCGAGATTCGTGGATAAGGCTTTGCGAGGTGCTTAA